The Oryza glaberrima chromosome 9, OglaRS2, whole genome shotgun sequence genome includes a window with the following:
- the LOC127784573 gene encoding uncharacterized protein LOC127784573, translated as MAAAAVAVCGTERVAEVSASASAVAFVAFAAAAAERFLAVLALAMEAVNGGADIFNEDQHAIYKLLGRIKSESTPENKDGSDDDDDDDEDDDEDDEGGDDDDAEEDFSGDEGGEDEDDDDDDPEANGDGGSDDEDDDDDDGGDEDGEDDDDEDDDDEEDDDDEDQPPSKKKK; from the exons atggcggcggcggcggtggcagtgtGTGGAACCGAGAGGGTCGCCGaggtgtcggcgtcggcgtcggcggtggccttTGTGgccttcgctgccgccgcggcggagagaTTCCTGGCTGTGCTCGCGCTCGCG ATGGAAGCGGTAAATGGTGGAGCAGATATATTTAATGAGGACCAACATGCAATCTACAA GCTACTCGGCAGAATCAAATCTGAATCTACCCCTGAGAACAAGGATGGGTCagatgatgacgacgatgatgatgaagatgacgacgaggatgatgaaggtggtgatgatgatgatgccgaGGAGGACTTCTCTGGCGATGAAGGGGGTgaggatgaagatgatgatgatgatgacccTGAGGCAAATGGTGACGGAGGCAgcgatgatgaagatgatgatgacgacgatggtGGTGACGAAGATggtgaggatgatgatgatgaggatgatgatgatgaggaagatgatgacgacgaggacCAGCCGCcttccaagaagaagaaatga
- the LOC127783840 gene encoding aspartic proteinase nepenthesin-1-like translates to MSPAKSYLLVTLLVLLTALPPNPVVAAASPAPLIRGIGAVRPKAVPRSYDARGRSRDYPDEGLNNSTGHYSNGTSGGRNLAAADGGAVQEDHVAPHVSLGIGSPAVNVTLVFDTTSDLLWTQCQPCLSCVAQAGDMYDPNKSETFANLTDSYNYTYSKQAFTSGYLATETFALGNVTVANITFGCGTRNQGYYDNVAGVFGVGRGGVSLLNQLGIDRFSYCFSSSGAPGSSAVFFGNYTELATDNPAASTPMVADPTLKSGYFVKLVGVTVGATRVNVAGASSAEGGGRALVIDSTSPVTFLDDATYAQVKRALIGQLTPLKEANANATAGAGLDLCFELAAGGATATTVPNVTMTLHFDGGGSGGATDLVVPPANYLAVTEDSAGGLLCLAMMPSSSNGVPVLGSWALLDTLVLYDLAKNVVSFQPLDCAAFLAATG, encoded by the coding sequence ATGTCGCCGGCTAAGTCGTATCTACTTGTCACCTTACTAGTTCTACTAACTGCACTTCCTCCTAACCCCGTTGTTGCAGCTGCTTCACCTGCACCCTTGATAAGAGGGATCGGCGCAGTACGGCCCAAGGCTGTTCCAAGGTCGTATGACGCCCGTGGACGCAGCAGAGATTATCCGGACGAGGGCTTGAACAATTCCACCGGCCACTACTCCAACGGCACCAGCGGCGGCCGGAATTTGGCAgctgccgacggcggcgccgtgcaGGAGGATCATGTCGCGCCACACGTGTCCCTTGGCATTGGCTCGCCGGCGGTGAACGTCACGCTCGTGTTCGACACCACCAGCGACCTCCTCTGGACACAGTGCCAGCCATGCCTGAGTTGCGTCGCCCAGGCAGGCGACATGTACGACCCGAACAAATCCGAAACCTTCGCAAACCTGACCGATAGTTACAACTACACCTACAGTAAACAGGCCTTCACCTCGGGTTACCTCGCCACCGAGACGTTCGCCCTGGGAAACGTTACCGTGGCAAACATCACCTTCGGCTGCGGCACGCGCAACCAGGGCTACTACGACAACGTGGCCGGCGTCTtcggcgtcggccgcggcggcgtgtcTCTCCTCAACCAGCTTGGTATCGACAGGTTCTCCTACTGCTTCTCCTCGAGTGGTGCACCCGGCTCCAGCGCCGTCTTCTTCGGCAACTACACCGAGCTGGCCACGGACAACCCCGCCGCGTCCACTCCCATGGTTGCTGACCCCACGCTGAAGTCCGGCTACTTCGTCAAGCTCGTCGGCGTGACGGTGGGCGCGACGCGGGTCAACGTCGCCGGCGCGTCGTCGGCGGAGGGCGGTGGCCGCGCGCTCGTCATCGACAGCACGTCGCCCGTCACCTTCCTCGACGATGCGACGTACGCGCAGGTGAAGCGGGCGCTAATCGGCCAGCTCACGCCGCTGAAGGAGGCCAACGCCAATGCCACCGCGGGCGCCGGCCTCGACCTCTGCTTCGAgctcgcggcgggcggcgcgacggcgacgacggtgccGAACGTGACGATGACGCTGcacttcgacggcggcggctccggcggcgccaccgaccTGGTGGTGCCCCCGGCGAACTACCTGGCGGTGACGGAGGACTCGGCGGGCGGGTTGCTCTGCCTGGCGATGATGCCAAGCTCGTCGAACGGCGTCCCGGTGCTGGGTAGCTGGGCGCTGCTGGACACGCTCGTGCTCTACGACCTCGCCAAGAACGTCGTCTCGTTCCAGCCGCTGGACTGCGCGGCCTTTCTCGCCGCCACAGGATAA
- the LOC127784816 gene encoding protein PHOX1-like, whose translation MGKPSLKKKSSGGKSGEHGGGGKPALDRSGSKVLDGDETIFTDMAQELKEEGNKLFQRREHERALLNYEKAIKLLPRGHPDVAYLHSNLAACYMQMSPPDHYRAINECNLALDASPRYSKALLKRARCFEALGRLDLAYRDVAKVLAVEPNNLTAIDVGDRVKKAMDEKGIVMDDKEAMPTPEEVVAAAPKQKPRKKKGRKAAAKAAAAAVEEEEEAKAVEPVKEVEEPPRQVKLVFGEDIRWAQVPASCSMAQLREAVRSKFPGLKAVLVKYKDKEGDLVTITNQDELKWAEDLAEPGSSLRLYVTEANPEHEPYLDDTNSGPLERNVNSDNGSTRSNRQDEDRSTVTCIDDWIVQFARLFKNHVGVSSDEYLDLHEVSMKLYTEAIEDTITTEEAQEVFQLAESNFQEMTALAFFHWGNVHMSRARKRLLLPGDSPQELVLEQVKEGYEWAKGEYNKAGRRYEEAVKAKPNFFEGFLALAHQHFEQAKLSWYYAIGSSVDLDTWPSSEVLELFNKAEDNMERGTEMWEEMEEQRLKNRSKPSQENVVLEKMGLDEYIKDVSTDDAAEQASNMRSQINILWGMLLYERSVVEFKLGLPMWEDCLMAAIEKFKLGGASATDIAVLVKNHCANETAQDGLGFKIDEIVQAWNEMYDIKRWLRGVPSFRLEPLFRRRVPQLHTALEHI comes from the exons ATGGGGAAGCCGTcgctgaagaagaagagcagCGGCGGGAAGTCCGgcgagcatggcggcggcggcaagccggcGCTGGACCGGTCCGGGTCCAAGgtgctcgacggcgacgagacCATCTTCACGGACATGGCGCAGGAGCTCAAGGAGGAGGGGAACAAGCTGTTCCAGCGGCGGGAGCACGAGCGCGCGCTCCTCAACTACGAGAAGGCCATCAAGCTCCTCCCCCGGGGGCACCCCGACGTCGCCTACCTCCACAGCAACCTCGCCGCCTGCTACATGCAGATGAGCCCCCCCGACCACTACCGCGCCATCAACGAGTGCAACCTCGCCCTCGACGCCTCGCCCAGGTACAGCAAGGCGCTGCTCAAGCGGGCGCGCTGCTTCGAGGCGCTCGGCAGGCTCGACCTCGCCTACCGCGACGTCGCCAAGGTGCTCGCCGTCGAGCCCAACAACCTCACCGCGATCGACGTGGGCGACCGTGTCAAGAAGGCCATGGACGAGAAGGGGATCGTGATGGACGACAAGGAGGCCATGCCCAcgccggaggaggtggtggccgccgcgccGAAGCAGAAGCCGCGCAAGAAGAAGGGGCGGAAGGCGGCCGccaaggccgcggcggcggctgtggaggaggaggaggaggcgaaggcggtggaGCCTGtcaaggaggtggaggagccaCCAAGGCAGGTGAAGCTTGTGTTTGGTGAGGACATCAGGTGGGCGCAGGTGCCGGCGAGCTGCAGCATGGCACAGCTTCGCGAGGCTGTCCGGAGCAAGTTTCCGGGGCTCAAGGCTGTTCTTGTCAAGTACAAGGACAAAGAGGGTGACCTGGTGACAATCACCAACCAGGATGAGCTCAAATGGGCTGAGGATTTGGCCGAGCCAGGGAGCTCGCTTAGGCTCTATGTCACCGAGGCCAATCCGGAGCATGAACCTTATCTTGATGACACCAACAGCGGGCCGTTGGAGAGAAACGTGAATTCCGACAATGGAAGTACCAGAAGCAATAGGCAGGATGAGGATAGGAGCACTGTGACTTGCATTGACGATTGGATTGTGCAGTTTGCTCGGCTTTTCAAGAACCATGTCGGGGTCAGCTCTGATGAGTATTTGGACCTCCATGAGGTCAGCATGAAGTTGTACACCGAGGCTATCGAGGACACAATAACTACTGAGGAAGCCCAGGAGGTGTTTCAGCTTGCTGAAAGCAACTTCCAGGAGATGACAGCGCTTGCGTTTTTCCATTGGGGTAATGTTCATATGTCTCGGGCCAGGAAGAGGTTGTTACTGCCAGGAGACTCTCCACAGGAATTGGTACTTGAACAAGTGAAGGAAGGGTATGAATGGGCAAAAGGAGAGTACAATAAGGCTGGGAGGAGATATGAAGAAGCCGTGAAGGCAAAGCCAAACTTTTTCGAAGGTTTTCTTGCACTTGCACATCAACATTTTGAGCAAGCAAAACTGTCATGGTATTATGCAATTGGTAGTAGCGTAGACCTGGACACATGGCCATCATCTGAAGTCCTGGAACTCTTCAATAAAGCTGAAGATAACATGGAGAGGGGTACAGAGATGTGGGAGGAAATGGAAGAGCAACGCCTGAAGAATCGGTCAAAACCTAGCCAGGAGAATGTGGTGCTGGAGAAGATGGGCTTGGATGAATATATCAAAGATGTATCCACTGATGACGCAGCTGAACAAGCTTCTAATATGCGGTCTCAGATAAACATTTTATGGGGTATGCTACTTTATGAACGTTCAGTTGTGGAGTTTAAATTAGGCCTTCCAATGTGGGAGGATTGCTTGATGGCAGCTATTGAAAAGTTCAAACTTGGAGGGGCTTCAGCTACAGACATTGCTGTGTTGGTTAAAAACCACTGTGCCAACGAAACTGCCCAAGATG GTTTGGGCTTCAAGATTGATGAAATTGTGCAAGCCTGGAATGAAATGTATGACATTAAACGGTGGCTGCGTGGTGTTCCATCCTTCCGTCTTGAGCCACTATTTAGGCGGAGAGTTCCACAATTGCATACTGCACTGGAGCATATATAG
- the LOC127785447 gene encoding signal peptidase complex subunit 3B-like: MHSFGHRANAVATFAVTILAAMCFAASFSDHFNSPSPTASVKILNINWFQKEANGNDEVSMTLNISADLSSLFTWNTKQVFVFVAAEYETPQNALNQVSLWDGIIPSKEHAKFLIHTTNKYRFIDQGSNLKGKDFNLTMHWHIMPKTGKMFADKIVMTGYRLPEQYR; encoded by the exons atgcATTCGTTCGGGCACCGCGCCAACGCGGTGGCGACGTTCGCGGTGACCATCCTGGCCGCCATGTgcttcgccgcctccttctccgacCACTTCAACTCCCCTTCCCCCACCGCCTCCGTCAAG ATCTTGAACATAAACTGGTTTCAGAAGGAAGCCAACGGCAACGACGAG GTCAGCATGACGCTGAACATTTCGGCTGACCTCTCGTCTCTGTTCACGTGGAACACAAAACAG GTCTTTGTTTTTGTCGCAGCTGAATATGAGACTCCACAAAATGCCTTGAATCAA GTTTCCCTCTGGGATGGCATTATACCATCAAAAGAGCACGCCAAGTTTTTGATCCATACAACAAACAAGTACAGATTTATTGACCAG GGAAGCAACCTCAAAGGAAAGGATTTTAACCTGACAATGCACTGGCATATTATGCCAAAGACCGGCAAGATGTTTGCAGACAAGATAGTCATGACAGGTTATCGGCTCCCTGAGCAGTACAGATAG